CCGCCGGCGCGCATCACCCGTGTGAAACAGAACTGTCAAATCGTAAATTCACGCTAGCGCACTGAATCCAGCCACTGCGTAGCCCACCATGTCCATCGCCTCCCGCCGGCGCTTCGACGCGTCGCACCCCGTCCTGCGCCCGATTTCCAGCGCGATCGCCCTTGCCCTGCTCGCCAGCTTGTCGTTCGGCATGCCGGCACACGCCACCGACACCGACGCGTCCACGGCCGCCACGGCGGCGGACGCTTCGACGTCCAAAGCCAACGCCAACGCACTGAAGGCCCCCAAGGAGCTGGAAGAAGTCGAAGTACGCGGCACGGCCACCCAGTCCGCCATCACGCAGGCGCCAACGCAGGCCGACCTGACCATCACCCAGCCGCAGTCCATCATCGGCCTGGACTGGATCAGCAACCACGTCGCGCCGACCGCCGACTACGCCACCATCGCCGCGATCGCGCCGGGCGTCACCAACGTGAGCACCGCCGGCCCCGGCCTGGGCGAGTCCAAGCAGATGACGCTGCGGGGCTTCAACGACAACCAGTACAACGTCACCTACGACGGCATTCCGTTCGGCGACACCAACGATTTCAGTCACCACACCAGCAGCTACTTCCCGGCCAAGATGCTCGGCCAGGTGCTGATCGACCGTGGCCCGGGCAATGCCAGCACCATCGGCGAAGCGACCTTCGGCGGTACCGTGGCGCTGAGCTCGAAGGATCCGACCGACAGCTTCTCGTTCATTCCCACGCAGAGCTTCGGCAGCTACAGCACCTCGCTCACCCACCTGGAAGTGAACTCGGGCAAGCTCGATGACCTGGGCGGCGGCAAGCTCATCGCCAGCGCGCAGTACATCAGCACCGATACCGCCAAGACCGACGGCGACATGTCGCGCAAGACCGGCTACATCAAGTACGTGCAGCCGATCGGCGACAGCACCGAGATCACCTTCCTCAGCAACTACAACGACATCCGCTTCAACAACCCCAACCTCAGCTCGCTGACGCTGCAGCAGATCCAGCAGCTTGGCCGCAACTTCGGCCTCAACGACGACCGCACCAGCACCAACTGCGCCTGCTACAACTACCAGTCCAAGCAGACCGACCTGGAATACCTGGGCGTGCACAGCCTGCTGTCGCAGACCTGGTCGCTGGACAACAAGGTCTATACGTACGCCTACGACAACACCAGCCACGAGAGCCCATACGTGGGCACCAAGGCCTCGCCCACCAACATGGGCGGTTACATCAAGATCAACAACTACCGCGCCTGGGGCGACGTGCTGCAGCTGGTGCACGCCGACGACCACGGCCAGTTCCGCACCGGCGGCTGGTACGAGTTCACCGACAACAACCGCAGCAGCATCGCCATCGACTACGGCCGCGGCGGCGCCGTGGACGTGAAGCCGGGTGCATCCACCTTCGGCACGTTCAACAGCAAGGGCGTGTACAGCGGCCCGTACAAGTACACGATGACCGACCAGCTGCACACCGGCCAGCTCTATGCGGAATACGAGTGGTACGCCTATGACGGCCTGAGCGTTACCCCGGGCGTGAAGTATTTCAACGTCAGCCGCGACATCGAGGCGCCGATCAACCAGGGCACCAAGACCCCGCTCAACTACAAGCAGAGCTGGGACAAGACGCTGGGCTACCTCACGGCCAACTACCTGGTGCGCGAGGACTGGAGCATCTACGCCACCGCCGCGCAGGGCTTCCTGACGCCGAACCTCAACCAGTTCTACGTGCCCGCCCCGACCGCCAACAACACGCACCCCACGCAGACCATGAACTACCAGTTCGGCACGGTCTACAAGACCGACCGCTTCAACGCGGACGCCGACGTGTACTTCATCAACTACAAGAACTACCAGTTCTCCACCAATGTGCCCGGCACCACCGAACCGGTGTACTACCTGGCCAAGGGCGCCTACATCAAGGGCATCGAGGGCGAAGCCACCTACTACGTCGGCTACGGCACCAGCGTGTTTGCCAACGCCTCGCTTCAGGACGCCTATTTCAAGGGCTCCAGCCTCGACATGCCGAACGTGCCGAACCGCACCGCGGCGCTTGGCGTGATGTACGAGAACAATGGCTTCTTCGCCTCGCTGTACGACAAGTACTCCGGCAGCCAGAAGGCGTACAACTCCAGCTTCAATCCCGACGTCGCCTCCTCCGTGACCTCCACCATCGGCACCGGCGGCTACTGGCAGGCGGCGATGAGCCTGGGCTACGGCCAGAACCTCACCGGCTCCTTCATCAAGAGCTACAAGGTGCGCCTGCAGGTGGACAACCTTTTCGACGCGCACAACCTGGTGATCAACTCGGTGAGCGGCAACGTGGGCTCATACTACGTGCTGCCGGGCCGCAGCTGGTTCGCCTCGGTTTCGCTGGCACTCTGACGGACGAGGCGATCACTTGATGTCCAGGCATACGTTCCTCGCCCTGCTCCTGCTCGCACCGTCGCTGGCATCTGCCAGCGATGCACCGGCCCACACCTACCTCAGCGCGGCACAGGTCAACGCCGTGATGGCCGCCCTGCCCGCGCCCAGCGCGCCGGGCAGCGCGGAAGACAAGGCCGACTACGCCGCCACCGACCGTGCCTTTGCCGATCGCTCGGCGGCGGACTTCGCGCAGGCCAAGCAGGAAGAGAAGTTCAACGCGTTCGACTTCGCCCCGGTGATCGGCCCCGGCTTCCGCGCGGACCAGCTCCCGCACGTGGCCGCGCTGTTCAAGGAAGCGGAGGAAGAGACCAAGGAGGCGGTGGATCTTTCCAAGAACCACTGGAAGCGCCCGCGTCCCTGTCCGCCCGCTTCCGACTGCGCCAGCAACCCGGAAAAAGCCGCGAAGAAGAGTTACGGCTACCCCAGCGGCCATTCCAGCCGCGCCACGGTGGATGCCGTCCTGCTCGCCCAGCTGTTCCCGCAGGACGCGGATGCGCTGATGCAACACGCCCGCGACATCGGCTGGCGTCGCGTGGTGAAGGGCGTGCACACCTTGCAGGATATCTATGCGGGACGGGAATTCGGTCAGGCCCTGGCCACCGACATGCTCGCCTCGCCCACCATGCAACACGATCTGGCGGCGGCCCGCGAGGAACTGCGTGCCGCCGGTTTGGCTCCGAAGACACCGTAAGCCCCCGGGGGATCGATCGATCCCCCAACCCTCCCTCAAGTCTGCATGGAGCACGCCCAAGGACGGGCACCTTTTTCCCGGGACGGTAACAAAACGGAAAGACAATGGACGGCGGGTTCCGGGTTTCTCCTGTGGCCTGCTGTTCTCGTACCCAAGGGGCACAAGGTGCACATCATCCTGGTGGAAGACGATCTGGAGCTGGGCGAGGCCATCCAGCGGGCGCTTGAGCGCCTGTCGTACACGGTGACCTGGCTTACCGACGGCACGGACGCCATTGCGACGATGCAGGCCAAGGCGGCCGACCTGGTGCTGCTCGATCTCGGCCTGCCGGGCAAGGACGGCCTGGACATCCTCACCGAGGCGCGCAACGCGGACATCCGCACGCCGGTGCTCATTCTCACCGCGCGCGACGCGGTGCAGGCACGCGTGCACGGCCTTGACGCCGGTGCCGACGATTACCTGACCAAGCCCTTCCACCTCGACGAGCTCGGCGCGCGCATCCGCTCGCTCACCCGCCGCATGCAGGGGCTGGCCGCCAACCGTATCGAAGCCGGTGCGCTGTGCCTGGACCTGGGCACGCTGGAAGTGACCTTCCACGGCAACAAGGTCGAGGTCACGCGGCGCGAGTTGTCGCTGCTGCAGGCGTTGATGGAACGCGCCGGCCGCGTCGTGCGCCGCGACACGCTGGAAAGCTCGCTGTACGGCGGCGAGAAAGTAGTGACCGACGGCGCCATCGACGTGCTCGTGCACTCGCTGCGCCGCAAGCTGAGCTTCGACACCATCCAGAACGTGCGCGCATTCGGCTACATGATTCCCCGGGACGCCCGGTGAAACCCACCAGCCTGCGCGGCCGCCTGCGCTGGATGATCATCGCGCTGTTGCTGCTGTTCTTGTTGCCGCTCGCGTTCTACAGCTTCTACCGCACCAGCGACGAAATGGCGGTGCTGTCCGACGCGCGCCTCGCCGAGGCGGCCCACACCGTGGCCGCACTGATCCGCCAGTCCGGCCTGCAGGCCTTCGCCAATAGCGACGGCATCATCGTGCCGGTGCAGAAGAAAAGCGTGCTGGCAGCGCAAGGCGAAGTCGCCACGCACGAGTCGGAAGTGGGTTTCCAGGTGTTCGACCGCCAGGGCAAGCTGGTGCTCGGCACGGTCAACCTGATGACGCTGCCGGCCACGCCGGACGACCGCTCCGCCTACCACGACCTGAAGAAGCAGCACCACGTGTGGCGCGTGTTCAACTACGTCGATTCGCAGAGCCAGTACGTGATACGCACGGCTGACCGCTACGACAGCCGCGAAAACATCGTGCATACGCTATGGGTGGACCACGGCGCGCCATTCCTGCTCGGCCTGCCCGTGCTCGCGCTGCTGGTGGGCTGGGCCGTGGGCCGGGGGCTGCGCCCGCTGGCCAGCCTGACCACGGCATTGTCCGCGCGCGAGCCCGGCAGCCGCGAGCGCATCGTATTGCCCGACGCGCCGCGCGAACTGCGCCCCGTGCTGGGCGCGCTCAACGAGCAGCTCGCCCGGCAGGAAGACGCGATCGAACGCGAGCGGCGCTTCAGCGCCGACGTAGCGCATGAATTGCGCACACCGCTGGCCTCCATCCTGCTCAACCTGGAAAGCGCCATGGAGACCGTCGACCCCGACGAGATCCACGACAGCCTGGCCGGCGCGCACCACAGCGTCGCCACGCTCAGCCGACGCGTGGAGCAACTGCTCACGCTGGCAAGGCTGGAAGCCGGCGCCGCCTCCACCCGATTCGAAGCGGTCGACCTCAACGACGTCGCGGACGGCGTGGTGAAGGAACTTTCGCCCGTCATCCAGCGTCGTGGCGTCGAACTGGGCTTCGCGCAGCAGGATGGCCAGGTACTGGTGCAGGGCTACGCGCCGGCACTCGTCGCGCTGCTGCGCAACCTGCTGGAAAACTCGCTGCGCTACGTGCCGGCCGGCGGCCGCATCCAGCTCGCCGTGGCGCAAGGCCGGCAGGAGGCCACGCTGGAAGTCATCGACAACGGCCCGGGCATTCCCGCCGAACGTCGCCACGCCGTGTTTGCACGCTTCCATCGCGAAGCCGGCACCCGCGGCGAAGGCTACGGCCTGGGCCTGTCCATCGTCACCCGCGCCGCCAGCCTGCACCGCGCCAGCATCGAGCTGCTCGATTCGCCGCTGGGTAGGGGGTTGCGCGTGCGGGTGTCGATACCGCTGTCGTATCCCTAGGTTTGCAGGAAGCCATCGGAAGAACGGAAGCGATGAAAAGAGCGATGCGTCATTCCGGCGTAGGCCGGAATCCAGTGGCATCATTGTCCGGTTCTCGCGGGATGCTGGCCCACTGAAAAGCCATCCGCGTCGCGCTTAGAACCAAACGCACCAGCCACTGGATTCCGGCCTGCGCCGGAATGACGAGCTTGACTCGCCTCTCGTACGCGGGCAGCGCGTGCGGGTGTCGATACCGCTGTCGTGTCCCTAGGTTTGCAGGAAGCCATCGGAAGAACCGCAGCGATGAAAAGAGCGATGCGTCATTCCGGCTTAGGCCGGAATGACGAGCTTGAGGTGGCCCAGCGTCTCCCTGGTGGTCGCCAGTCGGCGCCGCGAAGCCAGCTCACGGCAACGTAATCACCGCCTGCAAGCCGCCACCCTCGCGGTTGGCCAGCTGCAGGTGGCCTCCGATGGAAGCGATAAGTTGCGCACCGATGGCGAGCCCAAGGCCCGCGCCACCGGTATCGCGGTTGCGCGAGGATTCCAGGCGATAGAACGGCTGCAGCACCTGTTCGAGTTCACCTTCGGGAATACCGGGGCCGCGGTCGGACACGGTGATCACCAGCGCGCCGCCGGTCCCACGCTGCAAGGCCAGTTCCGCCGCACCGCCGTACTTGATCGCGTTGTCGACCAGGTTCACCAGCACGCGCCGCAGCGCCTGCGGGCGAACGGTGGCGGTGGCATCGACGGTGGCGGTCATGCTGACGGGCTGGCCGACGTCCTGGTAGTCGAACACCAGGCTTTCCAGGAAGGCGCCCACGTCCATCTTCACCGGCTTCTCCGCGTCGCCGTGCGCGCTGCGCGCGTAGGCGACGCCTTCCTTCACCAGATGCTGCAGTTCCTGCAGGTCGTCAAGGATGCGCTGCTGCTCGGGCGATTCGTCCAGCGCTTCGACACGCAGGCGCATGCGGGTAATGGGGGTCTGCAGGTCGTGGGAGATGGCGGCAAGAATATGCAGCCGCTCCTTGAGGTGCCTGGCGATGCGGTCCTGCATGGTGTTGAAGGCTTTCGCCGCGCGCGCGACTTCGGTGGGGCCGTCCTGCGCGACGCGTGGGCCGTTGGCGGTAGGCGTCATCGCGTCCGCCGCTTCCGCCAGGGTCGCCAGTGGCCGCGTCGCCAGCCTTACCGCCAGCCACGTGCACACCAGCAGCAGGATCACCTGCAGCGTGAAGACAAAGGGCAGCCACGTCGCCAGCGGTTTCATGTACGGCGTGATCTGCAAGGTCAGCGGCGAGCCGTCGCGCAGGGTGAAGTGAACCTGATACCGCTCCGGCGACAGGGAAAGGGTGTTGCCGTAGACACGGTAGTCCGGGCCAACCTCTTTCGCGATCAGGGCCAGCACGTCGCGCGAACGCTGCGTGGCGAGGCGGTCGCCCGGTTCGCCGTTGCCGAGAATGTAGAAATAGTTGTCGCGCGCCAACCGCGTAAGCCAGCGCGAACGTTCGGCCGCAGGCAGCCGGTCGATCACCGCGACCGAGGTGCCCACGTCGTGCTCCAGCGTGTTGAACATCACCGCCGTCGCGGACTGCACGCGCTCCAGGTAGAGCAGCGCGAACGACAAGCCCTGCGCCAGCATCAGCCCCGCAAAGATGATCAGGTACAGCCGCGACGCCATGCTGCGCGGCAACCAGCGGCGTGCGATAGCCGGCGCGTCGGCGCTCATGGCTGCCCGCTGTTGAGGATCACCGGCATCGAGAACACGTAGCCCTCACTGCGCACGGTCTTGATGTAGGTCTGCTCGCGCGCGCCATCCTGCAGGCGTTGGCGCAGGCGGCTCACCAGCAGGTCGATGGAACGGTCGAACAGCTCCGCGTCACGCCCTTGCGTGAGGTTGAGCAGCTGGTCGCGCGACAGCACGCGCTGCGGGTGGTCAAGGAACACGCGCAGCAGCCGAAACTCCGCGCCGCTCAGCGAGACCACGGTGCCGTCCTCGTCCAGCAGGTGGCGTGCGGTGGTATCCAGCCGCCAGCGGCCGAAGGCGATGACGTCGCTGCTTTCGGTGACACGCAGGTTGGGCGGCAGCATGCGCGTGCGGCGGATCACCGCCTTGATGCGCGCCAGCAGTTCGCGCGGCGAGAAGGGTTTGGTGACGTAGTCGTCCGCGCCCATTTCCAGGCCGATGATGCGGTCGGTTTCGTCGTCGCGCGCGGTCAGCAGCACGACCGGCACGTGCTTGTGCTTGCCGGCGCGCAGCGTGCGGCACAGCACCAGTCCGTCGTCGCCCGGCATCATGATGTCGAGCACGACCAGGTCGAACGCCGAGGTATCGAGCTGCGCGAACATCTCGCGGCCATCGGCGGCGCCGCTGGCGCGCAGGCCGTTCTTGCGCAGGTAGTCCACGATGCCCGTGCGGATGCCGTGATCGTCATCGACGACGAGGATATGGTCGACGTGTTCCATGCTTTCTCCGGTGGGGTGCGAACCCGCGCGTCAGGCCTTGCCGAGCAGTTCGCGCACTTTCGCTTCGGTCTGATCGTAGTCTCCCTCGCCGACATGGCGATAGACCACATGGCCATCGCGGTCGATCAGGTAGATGGCCGGCCAGAAGCGGTTGCCGTAAGCGTTCCAGATGCGGTTGTCGTTATCCACCGCCACCGGGTAGCGGATGCCCAGCGTGCGGATGGCCTGGCGCAGGCTGAACACGTCGTGCTCTTCCTCGTACTCGGGCGTGTGCACGCCGACCACCACCAGTCCGTCACCGGCGTAACGGTCGTACAGCGCCTTGGTATGCGGCAGCACGTGCAGGCAGTTGATGCATTCGCGCGTCCAGAATTCGACCAGCACGACCTTGCCGTGCAGGTCCTGCGTGGTGAGCGGGGGCGAATTGAGCCATTGCGTGGCCCCGTCGAATCCCGGTGCCGGCGCGTCGACCCACGGGGTCTGGGCGTTGGCATCCAGCCAGGATCCGGGCCAGGCGGCGCAAAGGGCTGCACTGAAAGCCGCGGCAGCAACGACAAGATGCAGGAATTTCATCGAAGGAGTCTCCAGGACAGGGGCAGCGGCCTGAATGCCGCCGACGCAGGCATTGGAACAACCCCGTTTGTACCGCGCGTGTCCCCCGCCCAGGCTTTTTGTATCGCTTTGTATCCGTCGCCCGGAGTCATCCTGGGACTGGCGCAGCCCGGTGTGTAACGGAATGTATCGCCCTGACCGCGCGACACGTTTCCATGCCATCGGGCACCCCGCGGGACACATCGACGATACGCGCCCGGCGTCTCCTTGGCACACCGGCTGATCCACAGCCATGCCAACCCAGGAGATTCCACCCATGTCCGCTTCCAGCATCCTCTACACCGGCAAGACCACCACCACCGGCGGCCGCGAAGGCCGCTCCACCAGCGACGACGGCCAGCTCGACCTCAAGCTCTCCACGCCCGGCGCCAACCTGCCCGGCACGAATCCCGAGCAGTTGTTCGGCGCCGGCTGGTCCGCCTGCTTCACCGGCGCCATGCGCCACG
This genomic interval from Dyella japonica A8 contains the following:
- a CDS encoding response regulator, translated to MEHVDHILVVDDDHGIRTGIVDYLRKNGLRASGAADGREMFAQLDTSAFDLVVLDIMMPGDDGLVLCRTLRAGKHKHVPVVLLTARDDETDRIIGLEMGADDYVTKPFSPRELLARIKAVIRRTRMLPPNLRVTESSDVIAFGRWRLDTTARHLLDEDGTVVSLSGAEFRLLRVFLDHPQRVLSRDQLLNLTQGRDAELFDRSIDLLVSRLRQRLQDGAREQTYIKTVRSEGYVFSMPVILNSGQP
- a CDS encoding TonB-dependent receptor — translated: MSIASRRRFDASHPVLRPISSAIALALLASLSFGMPAHATDTDASTAATAADASTSKANANALKAPKELEEVEVRGTATQSAITQAPTQADLTITQPQSIIGLDWISNHVAPTADYATIAAIAPGVTNVSTAGPGLGESKQMTLRGFNDNQYNVTYDGIPFGDTNDFSHHTSSYFPAKMLGQVLIDRGPGNASTIGEATFGGTVALSSKDPTDSFSFIPTQSFGSYSTSLTHLEVNSGKLDDLGGGKLIASAQYISTDTAKTDGDMSRKTGYIKYVQPIGDSTEITFLSNYNDIRFNNPNLSSLTLQQIQQLGRNFGLNDDRTSTNCACYNYQSKQTDLEYLGVHSLLSQTWSLDNKVYTYAYDNTSHESPYVGTKASPTNMGGYIKINNYRAWGDVLQLVHADDHGQFRTGGWYEFTDNNRSSIAIDYGRGGAVDVKPGASTFGTFNSKGVYSGPYKYTMTDQLHTGQLYAEYEWYAYDGLSVTPGVKYFNVSRDIEAPINQGTKTPLNYKQSWDKTLGYLTANYLVREDWSIYATAAQGFLTPNLNQFYVPAPTANNTHPTQTMNYQFGTVYKTDRFNADADVYFINYKNYQFSTNVPGTTEPVYYLAKGAYIKGIEGEATYYVGYGTSVFANASLQDAYFKGSSLDMPNVPNRTAALGVMYENNGFFASLYDKYSGSQKAYNSSFNPDVASSVTSTIGTGGYWQAAMSLGYGQNLTGSFIKSYKVRLQVDNLFDAHNLVINSVSGNVGSYYVLPGRSWFASVSLAL
- a CDS encoding response regulator, producing the protein MHIILVEDDLELGEAIQRALERLSYTVTWLTDGTDAIATMQAKAADLVLLDLGLPGKDGLDILTEARNADIRTPVLILTARDAVQARVHGLDAGADDYLTKPFHLDELGARIRSLTRRMQGLAANRIEAGALCLDLGTLEVTFHGNKVEVTRRELSLLQALMERAGRVVRRDTLESSLYGGEKVVTDGAIDVLVHSLRRKLSFDTIQNVRAFGYMIPRDAR
- a CDS encoding sensor histidine kinase, with amino-acid sequence MSADAPAIARRWLPRSMASRLYLIIFAGLMLAQGLSFALLYLERVQSATAVMFNTLEHDVGTSVAVIDRLPAAERSRWLTRLARDNYFYILGNGEPGDRLATQRSRDVLALIAKEVGPDYRVYGNTLSLSPERYQVHFTLRDGSPLTLQITPYMKPLATWLPFVFTLQVILLLVCTWLAVRLATRPLATLAEAADAMTPTANGPRVAQDGPTEVARAAKAFNTMQDRIARHLKERLHILAAISHDLQTPITRMRLRVEALDESPEQQRILDDLQELQHLVKEGVAYARSAHGDAEKPVKMDVGAFLESLVFDYQDVGQPVSMTATVDATATVRPQALRRVLVNLVDNAIKYGGAAELALQRGTGGALVITVSDRGPGIPEGELEQVLQPFYRLESSRNRDTGGAGLGLAIGAQLIASIGGHLQLANREGGGLQAVITLP
- a CDS encoding redoxin domain-containing protein — its product is MKFLHLVVAAAAFSAALCAAWPGSWLDANAQTPWVDAPAPGFDGATQWLNSPPLTTQDLHGKVVLVEFWTRECINCLHVLPHTKALYDRYAGDGLVVVGVHTPEYEEEHDVFSLRQAIRTLGIRYPVAVDNDNRIWNAYGNRFWPAIYLIDRDGHVVYRHVGEGDYDQTEAKVRELLGKA
- a CDS encoding sensor histidine kinase — translated: MKPTSLRGRLRWMIIALLLLFLLPLAFYSFYRTSDEMAVLSDARLAEAAHTVAALIRQSGLQAFANSDGIIVPVQKKSVLAAQGEVATHESEVGFQVFDRQGKLVLGTVNLMTLPATPDDRSAYHDLKKQHHVWRVFNYVDSQSQYVIRTADRYDSRENIVHTLWVDHGAPFLLGLPVLALLVGWAVGRGLRPLASLTTALSAREPGSRERIVLPDAPRELRPVLGALNEQLARQEDAIERERRFSADVAHELRTPLASILLNLESAMETVDPDEIHDSLAGAHHSVATLSRRVEQLLTLARLEAGAASTRFEAVDLNDVADGVVKELSPVIQRRGVELGFAQQDGQVLVQGYAPALVALLRNLLENSLRYVPAGGRIQLAVAQGRQEATLEVIDNGPGIPAERRHAVFARFHREAGTRGEGYGLGLSIVTRAASLHRASIELLDSPLGRGLRVRVSIPLSYP
- a CDS encoding phosphatase PAP2 family protein — its product is MSRHTFLALLLLAPSLASASDAPAHTYLSAAQVNAVMAALPAPSAPGSAEDKADYAATDRAFADRSAADFAQAKQEEKFNAFDFAPVIGPGFRADQLPHVAALFKEAEEETKEAVDLSKNHWKRPRPCPPASDCASNPEKAAKKSYGYPSGHSSRATVDAVLLAQLFPQDADALMQHARDIGWRRVVKGVHTLQDIYAGREFGQALATDMLASPTMQHDLAAAREELRAAGLAPKTP